A window from Calliopsis andreniformis isolate RMS-2024a unplaced genomic scaffold, iyCalAndr_principal scaffold0001, whole genome shotgun sequence encodes these proteins:
- the LOC143186537 gene encoding angiotensin-converting enzyme produces the protein MKLRIAKRKMLSKWTWIVLNLVIYASASLKTDAIKAFIELTEFEYEDACSNTAEAEWAFVNTPSNETLLTWEKNLISYAAFKNVQKHEVVDNVSKDDTNDPVLQYKYDIVAKAGDALLTDKDYETLVHFTGTVELLKLSKSGGGVLSNYTRGDVEHSLSRNQNVENKHSLWTAWHQELNPLVTNFSTVLLLTHKAIEANGAKDSMEYWELLSGYNNGYSKIIYEWEKISNLHKKLVKFVSTNLSHKYKIAINETVPAYLLGSLQGNDWTTISVDAVPYPDITYNIKKNLWKKKLIGKSLYKAASAMSLKIFNQVPQADFWDKSHFNQQCPSKLINFCEEGIMRVSTCFEPTISNFLSAHKNIGKIVFNQMSAETIAVLNTANRYSALEEAVSELFGILATSPAWLKYIHVMDESTDSDQDSIVTLMITALSTLPRLAYYISADMWRINAIETNITNPVDLISSWWKYRQEYEGIISNGTEVPTFLSDEYITSNKPYLSKITGIILAFQFYEHLMETTEIRYDSILEKRIKADFIKMIQQRGDPNWMRSVDKFLDLVEISSDSLISFFSPLEDFIDELEGNYNYDTVANGETELEELEKKILSEVNKPITTTVAPITTNFIIAKESTDRQKSAINITLVNKQKGEGGDVRTIVSTNKSLESESSIHVPVKKLDSPSVLNLQASTTVPFDESLDINLNTEQEKKPRIDTSKAVWAVGAVLLAIIIICAVAIFGRQRCRKTPKNRRYV, from the exons gaaaaaaatttaatttcttacGCAGCCTTCAAAAACGTGCAAAAACATGAAGTTGTTGATAATGTTTCAAAAGATGATACAAATGATCCAgtattgcaatataaatatgacattgTTGCAAAAGCAGGAGATGCTTTATTAACGGACAAAGATTACGAAACG CTTGTTCACTTTACTGGAACAgtagaattattaaaattatctaAATCTGGTGGAGGAGTTTTAAGTAATTACACACGTGGAG ATGTAGAACATTCACTCTCTCGCAATCAAAATGTTGAGAATAAACATAGTCTTTGGACAGCTTGGCATCAAGAATTAAATCCATTAGTTACAAATTTTTCAACAGTCTTGTTACTTACCCACAAAGCTATCGAAGCAAATG GTGCCAAAGATAGTATGGAATATTGGGAATTACTTAGTggatataataatggttatagtAAAATTATATATGAATGGGAGAAAATTTCTAATCTTCATAAAAAGCTAGTGAAGTTTGTATCAACTAATTTGTCTCATAAATACAAAATTGCTATAAATGAAACTGTACCAGCTTATTTACTCG GTTCTTTGCAAGGAAACGATTGGACTACTATATCTGTTGATGCAGTTCCGTATCCAGATATAACATATAACATAAAGAAAAATCTGTGGAAAAAG AAACTTATTGGGAAATCATTATACAAGGCCGCTTCTGCAATGAGCCTGAAAATATTCAATCAAGTTCCACAAGCTGACTTCTGGGATAAAAGTCACTTCAATCAACAGTGTCCATCAAAACTAATTAATTTCTGTGAAGAAGGTATTATGAG AGTATCTACTTGTTTTGAACCTACCATAAGCAATTTCCTCTCCGCACATAAAAACATAGGAAAAATTGTATTCAATCAAATGTCTGCCGAGACGATAGCGGTACTTAATACAGCAAATCGTTATTCTG CTTTAGAAGAAGCTGTATCAGAACTTTTTGGTATATTAGCTACAAGTCCTGCATGGTTAAAGTACATCCATGTTATGGATGAATCTACTGATAGTGATCAAGATTCAATTGTAACCTTAATGATTACTGCATTAAGTACATTACCACGTCTTGCTTATTACATTTCTGCAGATATGTGGAGAATTAATGCTATTGAAACAAATATAACAAATCCAGTGGATTTAATATCATCTTGGTGGAAATATAG GCAAGAATATGAAGGAATTATTTCTAATGGAACTGAGGTACCGACTTTTTTAAGTGACGAGTATATTACTAGCAACAAACCATATCTTTC aaaAATAACTGGCATTATTCTCGCATTTCAATTTTACGAACACTTGATGGAAACCACAGAAATAAGATATGATTCAATTCTagaaaaacgaataaaagctgaTTTCAT AAAAATGATTCAGCAAAGAGGTGACCCTAATTGGATGAGATCAGTTGATAAATTTTTAGATCTGGTTGAAATTTCATCCGATTCACTTATATCATTTTTTTCTCCATTGGAAGATTTTATCGACGAGTTGGAAGGAAATTACAACTATGATACAGTTGCTAATGGAGAAACAGAATTAGAAGAATTAGAAAAAAAAATTCTTAGTGAAGTGAATAAGCCAATAACAACAACAGTTGCTCCTATCACTACCAACTTCATTATTGCAAAAGAAAGTACAGACAGACAGAAATCGGCGATAAATATCACACTTGTGAATAAACAAAAAGGTGAAGGGGGTGATGTACGTACTATAGTTAGTACCAATAAAAGTTTAGAATCTGAATCATCGATTCACGTACCAGTTAAAAAATTAGACAGCCCTAGTGTATTAAATTTACAAGCGTCAACTACAGTACCCTTTGATGAATCATTAGATATTAATTTAAATACTGAACAAGAAAAGAAACCTAGAATTGATACAAGTAAAGCTGTATGGGCGGTGGGTGCAGTACTTTTagcaataataattatttgtgcAGTTGCTATTTTTGGACGCCAAAGATGTCGCAAAACGCCAAAAAATAGACGATATGTTTAA